The following are from one region of the Variovorax sp. V213 genome:
- a CDS encoding BON domain-containing protein, giving the protein MNPDIQLRHEVFAQLNWDPAVFGCDVDVRVKDGVVTLQGKIASESLKLAVERAVRRAEGVTTIVNKLIVAADAADCANGAELPGVER; this is encoded by the coding sequence ATGAACCCCGATATTCAACTCAGGCACGAGGTCTTTGCCCAGCTGAACTGGGACCCGGCGGTGTTCGGGTGCGACGTCGACGTGCGCGTGAAAGACGGCGTGGTCACGCTGCAAGGCAAGATCGCCAGCGAAAGCCTGAAGCTCGCGGTCGAGCGCGCCGTGCGACGGGCGGAAGGCGTCACCACCATCGTGAACAAGCTCATCGTGGCAGCGGACGCGGCCGACTGCGCGAACGGCGCCGAACTCCCGGGCGTCGAGAGATGA
- a CDS encoding fatty acid desaturase, which translates to MQTLFFSGFFDLPWWGALLVALALTHVTIASVTIFLHRHQAHRALDLHPVASHFFRFWLWLTTGMVTKEWAAVHRKHHAKCDTPEDPHSPQVLGINRVLWGGVFLYVRETNKADTIARYGHGTPDDWIERKLYSKHKILGIVLTGLLDVALFGVVPGGLILLAQIAWIPFWAAGVVNGIGHYWGYRNWPAPDASTNISPIGILIGGEELHNNHHAFPTSARLSSKWYEFDIGWLYIRVLQALGLATVKHVAPTPRIAAPKAAVDLETVQAVIRCHYDVLSSYARSLKQAYAEEFGRLRRLSPAEARSLQDVKRWLAKDERMLDESRRMRLAMALRGSQVLDTMYSMRRELTALWSRSAATGEQLVRQLQDWCQRAEASGIAPLAEFSRRLRSYA; encoded by the coding sequence ATGCAAACTTTGTTCTTCTCGGGTTTTTTCGATCTTCCATGGTGGGGTGCGCTGCTCGTGGCGCTGGCGCTGACGCACGTCACCATTGCCTCGGTCACCATCTTCCTGCACCGCCACCAGGCGCATCGTGCGCTCGATCTGCATCCGGTGGCCAGCCATTTCTTCCGCTTCTGGCTCTGGTTGACGACCGGCATGGTGACCAAGGAGTGGGCCGCGGTGCATCGCAAGCACCACGCAAAGTGCGACACCCCGGAAGACCCGCACAGCCCGCAGGTGCTGGGCATCAACCGGGTGCTGTGGGGCGGCGTCTTCCTCTACGTGCGCGAGACGAACAAGGCCGACACCATTGCGCGCTACGGCCACGGCACGCCAGACGACTGGATCGAACGAAAGCTCTACTCGAAGCACAAGATCCTAGGCATCGTGCTGACGGGCCTGCTCGACGTGGCGCTCTTCGGCGTGGTGCCGGGTGGGCTCATTCTTCTTGCACAGATCGCGTGGATTCCGTTCTGGGCCGCCGGCGTGGTCAACGGCATCGGCCACTACTGGGGCTATCGCAACTGGCCCGCGCCGGACGCCAGCACGAACATCTCGCCCATCGGCATCCTGATCGGCGGGGAAGAGCTGCACAACAACCACCATGCCTTTCCCACATCGGCCAGGTTGTCGAGCAAGTGGTACGAATTCGACATCGGCTGGCTCTACATCCGTGTGCTGCAGGCCCTCGGCCTTGCCACGGTGAAGCACGTGGCGCCGACACCGCGGATTGCGGCGCCCAAGGCCGCCGTCGACCTGGAAACGGTGCAGGCGGTCATCCGCTGCCACTACGACGTGCTTTCGAGCTATGCACGCTCCCTCAAGCAGGCTTACGCGGAGGAGTTCGGCAGGCTGCGGCGCCTGTCGCCGGCCGAAGCCCGTTCGCTGCAGGACGTGAAGCGCTGGCTGGCCAAGGATGAGCGCATGCTCGACGAGTCGCGCCGCATGCGGCTTGCCATGGCTTTGCGCGGATCGCAGGTGCTCGATACGATGTATTCGATGCGCCGTGAACTGACCGCGCTGTGGAGCCGTTCCGCCGCCACGGGCGAGCAGCTCGTCAGGCAATTGCAGGACTGGTGCCAGCGTGCCGAAGCCAGCGGCATCGCGCCATTGGCCGAGTTCTCCAGGCGCCTGCGTTCGTACGCCTGA
- a CDS encoding RT0821/Lpp0805 family surface protein — protein sequence MKAAGFLLGACIALVLGGCSNAPPREYATVMIGGGTSPAASLVGTLAGPAVGSVAARAMVESDRRRAARALDSAPDGQPSNWRNSETGVGFVLTPTRTFELRGVKCRDYTVDAVVGGRPDRVGGSACRQADGNWHVMG from the coding sequence ATGAAAGCTGCCGGATTCCTGTTGGGCGCCTGCATTGCGCTGGTGCTGGGCGGCTGCAGCAACGCGCCGCCGCGGGAATACGCCACGGTGATGATCGGCGGCGGCACTTCGCCGGCGGCAAGCCTGGTCGGCACGCTCGCCGGCCCCGCTGTGGGTAGCGTGGCGGCGCGCGCGATGGTCGAAAGCGATCGCCGCCGCGCCGCGCGTGCACTTGATTCAGCGCCGGACGGCCAGCCGTCGAACTGGCGCAATTCCGAAACGGGCGTCGGCTTCGTGCTGACGCCCACGCGCACCTTCGAACTGCGCGGCGTGAAATGCCGCGACTACACGGTCGACGCCGTGGTCGGCGGAAGGCCCGACAGGGTGGGTGGCAGCGCATGCCGCCAGGCCGACGGCAACTGGCACGTGATGGGCTGA
- a CDS encoding universal stress protein, protein MYQRILVPVDGSSTSSHGLGEAIRLAKMTGGHLRLMHVIDELSFALAMDAYAGHSGDWLKELRSAGATLLEEGKAKAAAEGVEADSVLCDNFRGAVPDRVTAEAASWPADLIVLGTHGRRGLGRMVMGSSAEHILRTANVPVLLVRAPEAHAKADAERFTMPSGTLASE, encoded by the coding sequence ATGTACCAGCGAATTCTTGTTCCTGTCGATGGAAGCTCGACATCCAGCCATGGCCTGGGCGAAGCGATTCGCCTCGCCAAGATGACCGGAGGGCACTTGCGACTGATGCACGTCATCGACGAGCTCTCGTTCGCCCTGGCGATGGATGCCTATGCGGGCCATTCGGGCGATTGGCTCAAGGAGCTGCGCAGCGCGGGCGCCACGCTGCTCGAAGAAGGCAAGGCAAAGGCGGCCGCCGAAGGCGTCGAGGCCGACTCTGTGCTGTGCGACAACTTCAGGGGCGCGGTTCCCGACCGGGTCACGGCCGAAGCGGCTTCGTGGCCGGCGGACCTGATCGTCCTGGGAACGCACGGACGCCGCGGCCTCGGCCGCATGGTGATGGGCAGCAGCGCGGAGCACATCTTGCGAACCGCGAACGTTCCGGTGCTGCTGGTGCGCGCACCCGAAGCGCACGCCAAGGCGGACGCCGAGCGCTTCACCATGCCGAGCGGCACCCTGGCCAGCGAGTAA
- a CDS encoding hemerythrin domain-containing protein → MTHDTIRIIRQEHAALAAMLRSILMLLEQHRRKGTRPDFTSLRAMLFYVDEFPEKRHHRKESELLFPKLRARTPISRELMDRLDNDHAWGERKIRNVEHALLAFEMLGDSRRAAFESAVEQYVDFYLNHMALEEREILPLAERVLTADDWRELDEAFGRNRDPLTGYPPEREYEALFSRIVNIVPAPIGLGTEA, encoded by the coding sequence ATGACCCACGACACCATTCGCATCATTCGCCAGGAGCACGCGGCACTGGCCGCCATGCTGCGCTCCATCCTCATGCTGCTCGAGCAGCACCGCCGAAAAGGCACCCGGCCCGACTTCACGTCGCTGCGGGCCATGCTGTTCTACGTCGACGAATTTCCCGAGAAGCGCCATCACCGCAAGGAAAGCGAGCTGCTGTTCCCGAAGCTGCGCGCCAGGACGCCGATATCGCGCGAGCTGATGGATCGGCTCGACAACGACCATGCATGGGGCGAGCGAAAGATCCGGAATGTCGAGCACGCGCTGCTCGCTTTCGAAATGCTGGGGGACTCGCGGCGCGCGGCTTTCGAGAGTGCCGTCGAGCAATACGTGGATTTCTACCTGAACCACATGGCGCTGGAAGAGCGCGAGATCCTGCCGCTCGCCGAACGCGTGCTGACTGCCGATGACTGGCGCGAGCTCGACGAGGCCTTCGGCCGCAACCGCGATCCACTCACCGGATACCCACCGGAGCGCGAGTACGAGGCGCTCTTCAGCCGCATCGTGAACATCGTGCCGGCCCCAATCGGTCTGGGGACCGAGGCTTAG
- a CDS encoding L,D-transpeptidase, with amino-acid sequence MGAERNSRPDRGQPAWCRIGRALVFAALAGGVSTPLAAFGSVDPASLRQAFARQVDRRLEPPPEEAQRYGGLALEALRQAGTGAGQSQYVVLVDRSASVQAIFIYWMPAGASPVLIGASAVSTGRPGGFDYFETPLGVFEHSVANPDFRAEGSRNAFGIRGYGDKGMRVFDLGWQQAQRLWGRGGTSTMRLQMHATDPDRLEKRLGSVQSKGCIRIPASLNRFLDRFGVLDADYLEASAEGAVPWVLPPDQKPVEGAGRYLIVIDSGRSERPAWSPRPGPKAASPKARPAPPA; translated from the coding sequence ATGGGAGCAGAAAGGAATTCACGCCCTGACAGGGGGCAACCCGCCTGGTGCCGCATCGGCCGGGCGCTCGTGTTTGCCGCGCTCGCGGGGGGCGTTTCCACCCCCTTGGCTGCCTTCGGCTCCGTCGACCCTGCAAGCCTGCGCCAGGCCTTTGCACGGCAGGTGGACCGGCGGCTGGAACCGCCGCCGGAAGAAGCGCAGCGGTACGGCGGCCTCGCGCTCGAGGCGCTCAGGCAAGCAGGCACCGGGGCCGGGCAATCCCAGTACGTCGTGCTGGTGGACCGCAGCGCCTCCGTCCAGGCGATCTTCATCTACTGGATGCCGGCCGGCGCTTCGCCCGTCCTGATAGGCGCTTCGGCGGTATCGACCGGGCGTCCCGGCGGGTTCGACTACTTCGAGACTCCGCTCGGCGTGTTCGAACACTCGGTTGCGAATCCCGATTTCCGCGCGGAAGGCTCGCGCAACGCGTTCGGCATCCGCGGCTACGGCGACAAGGGAATGCGGGTTTTCGATCTCGGATGGCAGCAGGCGCAGCGGTTGTGGGGCCGGGGCGGCACGAGCACGATGCGGCTGCAGATGCATGCCACCGATCCCGACCGGCTGGAAAAGCGGCTTGGAAGCGTGCAGTCCAAAGGGTGCATCCGTATTCCGGCCAGCCTGAACCGCTTTCTGGACCGCTTCGGCGTTCTGGACGCCGACTACCTCGAGGCCAGCGCCGAAGGCGCTGTGCCGTGGGTCTTGCCGCCGGACCAGAAGCCCGTGGAAGGCGCCGGACGCTACCTGATCGTCATCGACAGCGGGCGATCCGAACGGCCCGCCTGGTCGCCGCGGCCCGGACCGAAAGCCGCGTCGCCCAAGGCCCGCCCGGCACCGCCGGCCTAA
- a CDS encoding universal stress protein yields the protein MKILLAVDGSEYTARMLDYLAAHKEWSHAGHAFTVFNVVLAVPHRAAAFAGPDLAHHYYEEEARSILDPVRAALAAHGIEAAFAHKVGHPAEEIATFAENGKFDLVVMGSRGQGALTNLVLGSVAMKVLARCTVPVLLVR from the coding sequence ATGAAAATTCTTCTTGCCGTCGACGGCAGCGAATACACCGCGCGCATGCTCGACTACCTGGCCGCGCACAAGGAATGGTCGCATGCGGGTCATGCCTTCACGGTCTTCAATGTCGTGCTTGCGGTACCGCATCGTGCAGCCGCATTCGCGGGGCCCGACCTCGCGCACCACTACTACGAAGAGGAGGCACGGTCGATCCTCGACCCGGTGCGCGCGGCGCTCGCCGCGCACGGCATCGAGGCGGCGTTCGCGCACAAGGTCGGCCATCCGGCGGAGGAGATTGCCACCTTTGCGGAGAACGGAAAGTTCGACCTCGTGGTGATGGGATCGCGCGGGCAGGGCGCGCTGACCAACCTCGTGCTCGGCTCAGTGGCCATGAAGGTGCTGGCCCGGTGCACGGTGCCCGTGCTGCTGGTGCGCTGA
- a CDS encoding DUF5666 domain-containing protein: MKTHYRWMRSVLFAGAIALLLSCGGGGGGGSAGSLGTLSSSSSSNGSGSSAGTGSSGSTTGTDGTGTAGGTDGSGSTDGTSTAGNGSDDGSGVGSGGTGVSTADATGVGAVGGLGSIILNGVRYDTDTATTSLEDTPELQIGMSVRIAGKIDSEFTAATAQQVVSAAELRGAVSAIDVSGGSFVVMGTTVTVDNATIWSGANSLDQVIAGSVVQVWGLPSAPGSLRATRVELKPASAEPLVTGIVQNLDLIGQRFTLGQLTVQYSGAVFSGGIDQTTLAEGAIVRVRGSLAPVAGIFTAAKVQGWYAIPKQNAAALQLAGVITNYNGIGDFKVLGTAIDASNAQVTGGPSTSIGNGVKVELDGFMSNGVLVVKKLRIRNIPGTGGPVAFTLIGAIGNYQSPSSFVVKGQLVNASGGATVFENGTVADLANGRRVTVVGDTVVDGVLIAQRVSFTQP, translated from the coding sequence ATGAAAACCCACTACCGATGGATGCGCAGCGTCCTCTTTGCCGGAGCGATAGCCTTGCTGCTCTCCTGCGGCGGAGGCGGAGGCGGAGGTTCCGCAGGGAGCCTGGGCACCCTCAGCAGCAGTTCGTCCAGCAACGGAAGCGGCAGCTCGGCCGGCACGGGCAGTTCCGGTAGCACTACCGGCACCGACGGTACGGGCACCGCGGGCGGCACCGATGGGTCGGGCAGCACCGACGGCACGAGCACCGCGGGCAATGGCAGCGACGACGGGTCGGGCGTGGGATCGGGCGGCACCGGCGTGAGCACCGCCGACGCAACCGGCGTCGGGGCGGTCGGCGGGTTGGGCAGCATCATCCTGAACGGCGTGCGTTACGACACGGACACGGCAACCACCAGCCTCGAGGACACGCCCGAACTGCAGATCGGCATGAGCGTGCGCATCGCCGGCAAGATCGACAGCGAGTTCACTGCCGCGACGGCGCAGCAGGTTGTTTCGGCCGCCGAATTGCGCGGTGCCGTGTCGGCCATCGACGTGTCGGGCGGCAGCTTCGTCGTGATGGGCACCACGGTCACCGTCGACAACGCCACGATCTGGAGCGGCGCGAACAGCCTGGACCAGGTCATTGCCGGCAGCGTGGTGCAGGTCTGGGGCCTGCCCTCTGCGCCGGGCAGCTTGCGCGCCACGCGGGTCGAACTGAAGCCGGCCTCGGCCGAGCCGCTGGTGACCGGAATCGTGCAGAACCTGGACCTGATCGGGCAGCGCTTCACGCTCGGCCAGCTCACGGTCCAGTACAGCGGCGCGGTGTTCTCCGGCGGCATCGATCAAACCACGCTGGCCGAAGGCGCCATCGTCCGCGTGCGCGGCAGCCTGGCGCCGGTTGCGGGCATCTTCACCGCGGCCAAAGTGCAGGGCTGGTACGCCATTCCGAAGCAAAACGCTGCGGCCCTGCAGCTCGCGGGCGTCATCACCAATTACAACGGGATCGGTGACTTCAAGGTGCTCGGGACGGCGATCGATGCGTCCAATGCGCAGGTCACGGGCGGCCCCTCGACGTCGATTGGCAACGGCGTCAAGGTGGAACTCGACGGCTTCATGTCCAACGGCGTGCTGGTGGTGAAGAAACTGCGGATCCGCAACATTCCAGGCACGGGCGGGCCGGTCGCGTTCACCCTGATCGGAGCGATCGGCAACTACCAGTCGCCTTCGAGCTTCGTGGTGAAGGGCCAGCTGGTGAACGCCAGCGGCGGCGCGACGGTCTTCGAAAACGGCACCGTCGCCGACCTCGCCAACGGCCGCCGCGTCACCGTGGTCGGAGACACGGTGGTCGATGGCGTGCTGATCGCGCAGCGCGTGAGCTTCACGCAGCCTTGA
- a CDS encoding DUF6502 family protein yields MEHQLDWALAACARILRPVVRLALAMGVKHPHLEVLLRDLLLEEATLSWRKQGVAKPNISQLSITTGLNRKAVTAKVRDTVDALPHTELSAAAKTFTLWLQLVSENQALQRLPISAAGAGAPSFETVAKLGSRGNVHHRTILDELVRLNMVAEEDGCAELKVDGFVPEGDLQSMLAFLGDNGRDHLLAAVSNTLGEEPRMLERAVFARGLSVQDCENIHQMVRERWSAMHLELVGEMTRAVDRAPSGARGRIRVGIYTYYEDEAAPNAPAATPTREEERESTR; encoded by the coding sequence ATGGAACACCAGTTGGATTGGGCACTTGCCGCCTGCGCCCGCATCCTGCGGCCGGTGGTGAGGCTCGCCCTTGCCATGGGGGTGAAACATCCGCACCTGGAAGTCTTGCTGCGTGACCTGCTGCTGGAGGAAGCCACGCTTTCCTGGCGCAAGCAGGGGGTGGCCAAGCCCAACATCAGCCAGCTGTCCATCACCACCGGGCTGAATCGCAAGGCCGTGACCGCCAAGGTGCGCGACACCGTGGATGCCCTGCCCCACACCGAGCTGTCGGCCGCGGCCAAGACCTTTACGCTGTGGCTGCAGCTCGTGTCGGAAAACCAGGCCTTGCAGCGCCTGCCGATCAGCGCCGCTGGGGCCGGTGCGCCCTCCTTCGAAACCGTGGCCAAGCTTGGCAGCCGCGGTAATGTGCACCACCGCACAATCCTGGACGAACTGGTGCGCCTGAACATGGTGGCCGAAGAGGACGGCTGCGCCGAACTCAAGGTCGATGGCTTCGTGCCCGAGGGCGACCTGCAGTCGATGCTGGCCTTTCTCGGGGACAATGGCCGCGACCACCTGCTGGCCGCGGTGTCCAACACGCTGGGCGAGGAGCCGCGGATGCTCGAGCGCGCGGTGTTCGCGCGCGGCCTCAGCGTGCAGGATTGCGAGAATATCCATCAAATGGTGCGCGAACGCTGGTCTGCCATGCACCTTGAGCTGGTGGGCGAAATGACACGCGCGGTCGACCGGGCGCCGAGCGGCGCCAGGGGGCGCATCCGCGTCGGGATCTACACCTACTATGAAGACGAGGCGGCGCCGAATGCGCCGGCGGCGACCCCCACGCGGGAAGAAGAAAGAGAAAGTACGCGATGA
- a CDS encoding GspH/FimT family pseudopilin produces the protein MAGTRTRGFTLVELMVTIVVLVILMSVAVPSFDNIRLSSRLNSYSTDLVAGSQVARSEAIKRNAQVRLCVSSNGTSCATTGQWETGWIVISTDGVVIQKQPATASGYQIRDGGGLSALAFEATGVGATAANFTICRASPVGSQERVVKVSATGRSSITRTSTGICGV, from the coding sequence ATGGCAGGCACGCGCACCCGAGGTTTCACGCTCGTCGAGCTGATGGTCACCATCGTGGTGCTGGTGATCCTCATGTCGGTGGCCGTCCCCTCCTTCGACAACATCAGGCTTTCGAGCCGGTTGAACTCCTATTCGACGGACCTCGTCGCCGGCAGCCAGGTGGCGCGCAGCGAGGCCATCAAGCGCAACGCGCAGGTGAGGCTGTGCGTCTCGTCCAACGGCACCAGCTGCGCCACCACGGGCCAATGGGAAACAGGCTGGATCGTCATCAGCACCGACGGGGTGGTGATCCAGAAGCAGCCCGCCACCGCCAGCGGCTATCAGATCCGCGACGGCGGCGGCCTGAGCGCCCTCGCCTTCGAGGCCACCGGCGTCGGCGCCACGGCGGCCAACTTCACGATCTGCCGCGCGAGCCCCGTGGGGTCCCAGGAGCGGGTGGTCAAGGTCAGCGCAACCGGCCGCAGTTCGATCACCCGGACCAGCACCGGCATCTGCGGCGTCTGA
- a CDS encoding pilus assembly protein, with protein sequence MSVNTQGTYLNQVFVGMFRPDDSAYPRWNGNLKQYKLGLDSSNQLILQDAAGANAINNQTGFIAPCARSFWTPTAANTYWSFNPSGDCISSDPTIKLAASDSPDGNVVEKGAQAYMLRQVATADRNVKTCTPGACTTLTSFTDGNASITSTALGAQTTTERTSLINWLRGLNNKGDETKDTTTGNYTTSTTAMRPSVHGDVVHSRPVAINYGTDAVPQVVVFYGANDGVLRAVNGNQGTAIGSAAPGSELWSFVPPEFYGSIKRLYDNTTRINFPGIPASVGTTAPKPYGMDGPMAAYRQGTSAWLYASMRRGGRMIYAFDVSNPASPILKWRRGCPNQDNDTGCDTGTNDMSGIGQTWSAPKVVKASGYGAGITPIVMFGGGYDKCEDVDTTVAASACGTAAKGNRIYVLDASSGDVLKTFSTDRAVAGEVTIVNDSAGLAKIAYAADLGGNVYRISIGTDAPGSWVMTKLASLGCDTVTTCTPNRKFMFGPDVVEDNGLYVLLLGSGDREKPLRSYSAALSVSNRFYMMVDKPADATWLTSESSRCDGSSLLCHSSLLGITGTATPSATDLAAKKGWYLVLAAGEQVVTSSVTAYGNTTFNTHTPTSPTVSQSCRANLGTANVYNVAYLNAAAQNGARFQNVVGGGLAPSPVVGRVMVGDTFRDVVIGANPDSFLSPKGAAVKAAFKQPKGRVYWFIQK encoded by the coding sequence GTGAGCGTGAACACCCAGGGCACCTACCTGAACCAGGTGTTCGTGGGCATGTTCCGCCCCGACGATTCCGCCTATCCGCGCTGGAACGGCAATCTCAAACAATACAAGCTGGGCCTGGACAGCAGCAATCAGTTGATCCTGCAGGACGCGGCCGGTGCCAACGCCATCAACAACCAGACCGGCTTCATCGCGCCTTGTGCGCGAAGTTTCTGGACGCCAACCGCCGCCAACACCTACTGGAGCTTCAATCCGTCCGGGGACTGCATCAGCAGCGACCCGACCATCAAGCTTGCCGCTTCGGACAGCCCCGACGGCAACGTGGTCGAAAAAGGTGCGCAGGCCTACATGCTGCGGCAAGTGGCCACGGCAGACCGCAACGTCAAGACCTGCACGCCGGGCGCCTGCACGACGCTCACCAGCTTCACCGACGGAAATGCGAGCATCACTTCGACCGCGCTGGGCGCACAGACCACCACCGAACGCACCTCGCTCATCAACTGGCTCCGGGGGTTGAACAACAAGGGCGACGAGACGAAAGACACCACCACCGGAAATTACACGACCTCCACCACCGCCATGCGCCCCTCGGTGCACGGCGACGTGGTGCATTCGCGGCCGGTGGCCATCAATTACGGCACCGACGCCGTGCCACAGGTGGTGGTGTTCTACGGGGCCAATGACGGCGTGCTGCGTGCCGTCAACGGCAACCAGGGCACCGCCATCGGATCGGCGGCGCCCGGCAGCGAGCTGTGGTCCTTCGTGCCGCCGGAGTTCTACGGCAGTATCAAGCGGCTATACGACAACACGACGCGCATCAATTTTCCCGGCATACCAGCCAGCGTAGGCACCACCGCGCCCAAGCCTTACGGCATGGATGGCCCGATGGCGGCCTATCGCCAGGGCACGTCGGCGTGGCTCTATGCGAGCATGCGCCGCGGCGGCCGCATGATCTATGCCTTCGACGTGTCCAACCCGGCATCGCCCATCCTCAAATGGCGCAGGGGCTGCCCGAACCAGGACAACGACACCGGCTGCGACACCGGCACGAACGACATGAGCGGCATCGGCCAGACCTGGTCGGCCCCCAAGGTCGTGAAGGCCAGCGGCTACGGCGCCGGCATCACGCCCATCGTGATGTTCGGCGGCGGCTACGACAAGTGCGAAGACGTCGACACCACCGTGGCCGCCAGCGCCTGCGGCACGGCCGCCAAGGGCAACAGAATCTATGTGCTCGACGCCAGCTCGGGCGACGTCTTGAAGACCTTCAGCACCGACCGCGCGGTGGCCGGCGAAGTCACCATCGTGAACGACAGCGCGGGCCTCGCCAAGATCGCCTATGCGGCAGACTTGGGCGGCAACGTCTATCGCATCAGCATCGGTACAGACGCGCCGGGCAGCTGGGTCATGACCAAGCTCGCCTCGCTCGGCTGCGACACCGTGACCACCTGCACGCCCAACCGTAAGTTCATGTTCGGCCCCGACGTGGTCGAGGACAACGGCCTGTACGTGCTGCTGCTGGGTTCGGGCGACCGCGAAAAGCCGCTGCGCTCCTACTCGGCCGCGCTCAGTGTTTCCAACCGCTTCTACATGATGGTGGACAAGCCCGCCGACGCCACCTGGCTCACCTCCGAGTCAAGTCGCTGCGACGGCAGTTCGCTGCTGTGCCACAGCTCGCTGCTGGGCATCACGGGCACCGCGACGCCTTCGGCGACCGACCTCGCGGCCAAGAAGGGTTGGTACCTCGTGCTTGCGGCCGGCGAGCAGGTGGTGACTTCGTCCGTCACGGCCTATGGCAACACGACCTTCAATACCCACACGCCCACCAGCCCGACCGTGAGCCAGTCGTGCCGCGCCAACCTGGGAACCGCTAACGTCTACAACGTGGCGTATCTCAACGCGGCGGCGCAGAACGGCGCACGCTTCCAGAACGTGGTGGGCGGCGGACTCGCACCTTCGCCGGTGGTTGGCCGGGTCATGGTGGGCGACACCTTCCGCGACGTGGTGATCGGCGCCAACCCCGACTCGTTCCTGAGCCCGAAGGGCGCCGCGGTCAAGGCCGCCTTCAAGCAGCCCAAGGGCCGCGTCTACTGGTTTATCCAGAAATAA
- a CDS encoding PilX N-terminal domain-containing pilus assembly protein, translated as MPSTFHQRNQGGAALIVGLIMLVLITLVVTAGFTLSNTNLKSVGNMQNRNEAVAAANRAIEVVATSLLLPGVDGSPSLAAPQGTVSLVDINNDGTNDYTVQIAAPTCVRATKTTDTGGSTTGIGGIGGNASTAGSGLAALPDQYNSVWDISTTVTDDRTGTSTAVRQGVRALLSKAQFDALCSS; from the coding sequence ATGCCGTCGACATTCCACCAACGCAACCAAGGCGGCGCGGCGCTGATCGTCGGGCTGATCATGCTGGTGCTGATCACCCTGGTCGTCACTGCGGGGTTCACGCTCAGCAACACCAACCTCAAGTCGGTAGGCAACATGCAAAACCGCAACGAAGCCGTGGCGGCGGCCAACCGCGCCATCGAGGTAGTCGCGACCTCGCTGTTGCTGCCCGGTGTGGACGGTTCGCCTTCCCTCGCGGCGCCGCAAGGCACCGTGAGCCTGGTCGACATCAACAACGACGGAACCAACGACTACACGGTGCAGATCGCCGCGCCCACTTGCGTGCGCGCAACCAAGACAACGGATACCGGCGGCAGCACGACCGGCATCGGCGGCATCGGTGGTAACGCATCCACTGCGGGCTCCGGGCTCGCCGCCTTGCCCGACCAATACAACTCGGTCTGGGACATCAGCACCACCGTGACCGACGACCGCACCGGCACTTCCACCGCAGTGCGCCAGGGCGTACGGGCGCTGTTGAGCAAGGCGCAATTCGACGCGCTGTGCTCGTCCTAG